In a genomic window of Plectropomus leopardus isolate mb chromosome 6, YSFRI_Pleo_2.0, whole genome shotgun sequence:
- the tcima gene encoding transcriptional and immune response regulator a, with the protein MSSYVSSECRRVSPSVHGNKFDTAHRKKAVANIFENVNQDAVMRLFQKTGDMKAEERVRSIFSYSQDPEETSRALMALKQRKKDKFLQIAGMVRQLLKMR; encoded by the coding sequence ATGTCGTCCTACGTGTCCTCAGAGTGCCGCCGCGTCAGCCCGTCTGTGCACGGCAACAAGTTTGACACGGCGCACCGCAAGAAGGCCGTGGCCAACATCTTCGAGAACGTCAACCAGGACGCGGTGATGAGGCTCTTCCAGAAAACTGGCGACATGAAGGCGGAGGAGAGAGTAAGGAGCATCTTCTCCTACAGCCAGGACCCGGAGGAGACGTCCCGGGCCCTGATGGCTCTGAAGCAACGGAAGAAGGACAAGTTTCTGCAGATCGCGGGGATGGTCCGGCAGCTGCTCAAGATGCGCTGA